The genomic window TTATCTCACCATTCCTATTAAGCCAACTATTATATATCCTATTATAATATATAATATAACATCTTCCTTATGATGATACATGTGTGGATATAATGTTATAAAAGTTCCCAAAAATATCCCTGCTGAATAAGATAGAAGTGGTTTTATAGGGAGATTTTTAAGTAATATCAATCCCAAAATTGTTCCTAAAACTGTACCAAAAGATATTATTGAACAAATTAATAGTGGTTGTTTATACACCCACTTCAATGGAGATAACAAAACAAAACCTGCTGGTATCTTGTGGGTTATTATAGCTAAATATAGAGGTAATCCAATATTACCTAAATAAGATATAGCTAATATTAAACCATCTATAAAAGTGTGAATAAAGAAAGATATAGGATAAATGTATTTTACTTTAAACATTTCTAAGTT from Methanocaldococcus villosus KIN24-T80 includes these protein-coding regions:
- a CDS encoding ZIP family metal transporter gives rise to the protein MLVVIYIAILSFFIMLIGSVLAYYSISLKYRKEVEAISLGFIFGVATLILLVKGYYKTFFLPLSLGILTVYIIEKFLAYCPMSKNYCVECKNLEMFKVKYIYPISFFIHTFIDGLILAISYLGNIGLPLYLAIITHKIPAGFVLLSPLKWVYKQPLLICSIISFGTVLGTILGLILLKNLPIKPLLSYSAGIFLGTFITLYPHMYHHKEDVILYIIIGYIIVGLIGMVR